CCCTTCTCTTTGTCCATTAGTGTCATCCATGCCTCCCCCCCCGCCGTCTCTGTCCACGATGTCGGAGGAGGAACTGAGGGAGTTGGAGCAGGAAGGCCGCCGTGGTTTGGAGGCCAGACTGCAGTGCCTTCAAAACATCCACACACTGCTGGATGCCGCCATGCTTAACATCCACCACTACCTCACTACTGTCGCTACACTCAGGTACACTATGGCCTTTTGCAGGAATTTAAATGCTGTACAGCTGCAACAGAAGTACTAATCACACTCGTGCATTTTTATTAACCGTCCTTTCGTTTCCCCCGCTCATCCCCAGTCCTCCTCGAGTGGAGAGCAGCACCAGTGAAGTGAGTGGATCAGGCAAAACTGAAGCTTCCAGCCAAGAGAATGGAACACACATCAGTAAGAGCACTTTAACACTTGTTCTTGCATATCTGTAACTAAATCCTTTTGTGATTTACATATTCCACTCGTTGTTGCTCCTTAAAGCAGGTCCGGTCATTGGAGCGAGCGGTTTTTCCCAACCAGACTCGACCACAGGAGTCGAgaagaaggaggaagaggaggcagAGGTCGACGGGGAGCCGAGCGCTGCTGAATTGAGACGTCGCCGCCTACGTAAGCTGGACACCACACCGCCTCTGGACCACTGATTATTCATCTAATAGTCCAGGCAATGCGTTTTTGACAAAGGACTTTACACGGTAGAAATTCATCTCACGTACCCTGCTTTGGCACTTTGGGTGCTTGAGATGTCTGGTTATCTCTCCGTGGGCTCAGATCTTCAGTGCAGCATGTAAAGACTTCCAAAGAATGATCAAGTTGTATAGGAGATTCAGATAGAAGACTGGATTCCACATTAATTCTGTGCAGAATTAATAAAATACCCCTGGTAAAGTCTTTTAACATGcataatttttttgttttaaatatacCGATTTATTTTCCTGCAAGCCCACGACATGGACatagttggggttttttttttgtattgtttggcTTATTTCTAGCTCTGGATTTCATTTGCTTTTGAGGGGGAGAATTTACCATTGTGTGGCATAAATTAACACTGTACATACTGTATAAAATTAATATTTCAGGTAAATCTGTAAATAATGCAGAATAAATCATTCAACtcagtttttttttattccataagACAATGTAAAAATACTTCATTTAaggaatattaatgcaattaaattaGAAAAGTCAACTGAAGCAAAAATGATCAAGTTATTCATATTAGTCATTTTAAAATTTAAACTCCGTCTTGGGGAGGGGGGGGATCTGTACATTAAGCAGTGTCAGCTTTGCTAGTATGGTATCATATTtttaaaactttgtacaaaaaaaGGTTATACAGGTTTAGGTGAGGGGTGGAAAGCCCTTTAGTGGTCCTTATTTATGTAAACTGGGTAGAACCTGCAAGTTTGCTTAAAATGCTGCTATATTCAAGTTAGAAATATGAAAATGGAATGTGCGAGCATGTGCACCAGGATTCAGTGCAGATTTCACCCATCAGGCTCCATAGGCTGAGGTACTGATGCAATATTGCCTGAGAATATTCAATGTCAAATCCACAAAACCCTCCTGTGGAGCGGTCAGGTCTGCGGGGTGGAGTAGAGGGAGTGATGCTGGTTTGTCTGTTCTGTCCTGTTGAACAACAGCGGAGTCGTCTCACTGGAGCCAAACCAGCTGCTCGGAACAAAGTGGTGTGTGTTTTTAGTATTTAGCCTGTCTCGTGTGTCTACCGTTTGAAAGCATACTGCTAAAATACAAAGTTTGTAGCCTACATAGACAGACATTCAAGCATTACTGCTAAAGGCAAGAATGTGAACACTCACGATACCTGCTATTAGGGCGTATACTATATGACCAAGTAGTACTTGTGTCTCCATCCATCCCTCGTGGATCGTCCAAGAAATACGAGCGTGAGGCTCTTGCGTTGATGACCGGACTACACTTCTGAAAAGCATTAAAATTTACAGGCGGACACAGTCAGTGTAAAACAATTACAGATGTGCCAACCCCAACTGGGGAGAACATAACATGCAGATGCACTCAAAGGGCAGGGGCTAAAAACCTTACACATTTTTTAAAAGTAGAAGCTATAGTGTTTGTACACTGCTGCCTCTTTCAAGAGCGAGTCTAGCCAAAATTGTTGCAAATGAGACGGAGCTGTCTGTTAATTTCAGTTACACACTTCCAGCTTCATATGTTGGCTGACCAATCGTCTGCAGTTTTTATTGGAGGAAAAAGACTCTTGGCTTTTAATTTGAGTCAGAAAATTGTAACCGTGTACTCCAATGTCAAAACGTGGAGCCCCTTTCCAAAATTCATTAAAAATGAGCAGGTCTGCAGTTATTACCAGAAGAAAAGCTAACCATTTCTTTCGGAGGACGCGACACTCTGAAGATGAGGATGAGCAGGCTTGTGGGGAGGAGCTCCCATATGAAAAGAATAGCTCCAAACACAATGTAGCCCATGTCTCCAAGATCATTACGAAGATCAGCCTTGAGAGAAACCAGAGTGAACATGATTcaatgcaggggtgatagcgttccggcgccgcgccggatttccggcgtaccgtggctggggggaaaaaatctagttcgcccattgtcctgtgtcattctgagatgcgcagatagacagtaaagggaattcggaattccctttactgtctatctgcgcatctcagaatgacaggacaatgggcgaactagattttttttttttccccccagccacggtacgccggaaatccggcgcggcgccggaacgctatcacccctgttcaaTGTCTGGGTGCATTTCCATCATGCCTGAACTTTATAAATCTCTCATGCTTCGATACCTGATCTGAGATGTTGTACCAGTCAAAGCCGAAGGACGCCACCTTGTACTTCTGTGACAAGATGAGTACGGTAAGGTTATAACATGCTCTGCTGAAGAAGAGAAGGATCACACTTGTTCCTAACACAGCGGTCCTGCAAAGGCTGGTCCCCTGAAAAACAAGAGGACAATGAATTGTGGGTGGACACAAAGCATGTTCTTTTAGTAAATTCAAACCTGCTCCCAGGTTGACCTTATTATAACAGCAACTGCCTGAGTCTTTAATACAAAATAAGACTTATTTACCTTACTGTGTAAATAAGGGCTGGTTGTGGGAGAGGATCGGGTCAGGAGCAGCAGCAAAGTAGCCAGGCATACAGCCTCGATGATGAAAAGGAGGTCATTTACCAAGACACGGACTAGAACCAGTGTCCATGTTTTGTTCCCAGCTCTGCCTGTTTCCCCTCGCTCCCCGAGACTGGCACAAACCACGTTGACGCACAAGAAGACCACACTCATGGCTGCATACATGCAGCGGGCCATGTACCTGAGAGAAAAAGTGTTTAAATTGGgcccttattttaaaaaaaaaattgttttgggttatgtatttttaaaaaaaaaaaacagtagttaCTCACAATCCTTTCCTGGGTTCGATATGGAAGAAGTCTCTAACTTTGAGCAAGACCTGTTAACGTACaacaatgcaaataaaaaaaaaaagttttcaaagaagAAATGAGCGGGATACTTTAGAAAGTTTGTATGTGCCTTACCTGTGTAAAGTACAGATTGATGAGGCTCAGAGTAAAGAACTGCAGGCACACAGGGCAGCAATACAGGAGCCAGTATATCGGAGTGGGCAGGTGATTGGCAGCGACAGCATCGCCAAAGTAAAAGGAGAACAGAGTAGTACGGAGGGCTGCCCAAAACAGGCAGAGGAACAGAAAAACACTCTGGTAGCTCCATCTCTTATGGCGATagaataacaacaacaaccagaGCTGGATGTACACTATGCAGAATAGAGCTCCATACAGACAAGTGTAAAGTATGGTGACTCCGAGCTGGACAGACGGAGCCACAGCTGGCCTTattgggaaaggtggagggacagAAGAGTTGGAATTTGGGAGTGTCACTGTCATGATGCAAACCAAGACCAAGTGGGAATGAGAACTTTTAATTTTATAATCCAAACAGACTCTTAAGCAGAGGAAATTTGCTTCACAGCTCTGAGAAGCCCTTAAACGCCTGAACTTTGCTTTTTGGTTAATCTAACTCCAAAGAGATCAATCATTTCCTTTAGACAGCCGAGGAATGTTTAGGATCTGAGCCCTAAAAAAGTTGTTTACGTTAATGGCTGGCTGGCTGAAGTACAAACAACTTCAGACACACACAGTGTGTTAATATAAAACTTTCAGGACCAAGTATCAGCTCCAAACCAAGTTGTGGTCCAAACCTGGAAAAGAAAAAGATAAAACTCTCTGAAAACGCACAATAATGacttatttacactaccgttcaaaagtttggggtcacacccagacaattttgtgttttccatgaaaagtcacacttttatttaccaccataagttgtcaaatgaatagaaaatatagtcaagacatttttctggccattttgagcatttaaagtgccattccaccattggatgtattctttggcataaaatacaatatattttatgacaacatgactagacagagaaatcttttagcttcaaaatgatatatcaaacataatttgacaagtatattaattttgcgaccaaagtcacctacccttttaatttccgcgcggtagtgaaacgtgatgtcatcggcaggttccccttcttgtggcacagattatcagcaatggcggatagaacgcgattgtcagcttcggaaaagaagcgaaggaaaatagcaagtgatgcccaaaggagacggtcgatggtgaatatcggcacagcaatcgacaagtggaaatcgcgttctatccgccattgctgatgatctgtgccacgtcacacgtgacgtggtacacaagaaggggaacctgccgatgacatcacgtttcactaccgcgcggaaattaaaagggtaggtgactttggtcgcaaaattaatatacttgttgttgtcaaaaaattatgtttgatatatcattttgaagctaaaagatttctctgtctagtcatgttgtcataaaatatattgtattttatgccaaagaatacatccaatggtggaatggcactttaaaggtgatgatacatggggcaacttttagGGCAATGCTGCCAGCAACGGGCATCCAGGTGAGATACagagcaactaattagggcaacagacaactGGCAACAACCAATTGGATAAAAGCAAATCTATTGCCAAGGAGACAGACACCACAGTGATGGGccctgaaacatttgcagctgtcacttttgtcttggcttcatcCTTTATTTCGCTTAAGTATCACTTCAGGAACAAAACtgaatacatacactaccgttcaaaagtttggggtcacccagacaattttgtgttttccatgaaaagtcacacttttatttaccaccataagttttaaaatggcggcacggtggtgtagtagttagcgctgtcgcctcacagcaagaaggtccgggttcgagccccgtggccggtgagggcctttctgtgcggagtttgcatgttctccccgtgtccgcgtgggtttcctccgggtgctccggtttcccccacagtccaaagacatgcaggttaggttaactggtgactctaaattgaccgtaggtgtgaatagtgtTCAATAgtgttctatgtgtcagccctgtgatgacctggcgacttgtccagggtgtaccccgcctttcgcccgtagccagctgggataggctccagcttgcctgcaaccctgtagaacaggata
The Neoarius graeffei isolate fNeoGra1 chromosome 8, fNeoGra1.pri, whole genome shotgun sequence genome window above contains:
- the gpr137 gene encoding integral membrane protein GPR137 isoform X2, producing the protein MTVTLPNSNSSVPPPFPIRPAVAPSVQLGVTILYTCLYGALFCIVYIQLWLLLLFYRHKRWSYQSVFLFLCLFWAALRTTLFSFYFGDAVAANHLPTPIYWLLYCCPVCLQFFTLSLINLYFTQVLLKVRDFFHIEPRKGLYMARCMYAAMSVVFLCVNVVCASLGERGETGRAGNKTWTLVLVRVLVNDLLFIIEAVCLATLLLLLTRSSPTTSPYLHSKGTSLCRTAVLGTSVILLFFSRACYNLTVLILSQKYKVASFGFDWYNISDQADLRNDLGDMGYIVFGAILFIWELLPTSLLILIFRVSRPPKEMVSFSSEV
- the gpr137 gene encoding integral membrane protein GPR137 isoform X1; translation: MTVTLPNSNSSVPPPFPIRPAVAPSVQLGVTILYTCLYGALFCIVYIQLWLLLLFYRHKRWSYQSVFLFLCLFWAALRTTLFSFYFGDAVAANHLPTPIYWLLYCCPVCLQFFTLSLINLYFTQVLLKVRDFFHIEPRKGLYMARCMYAAMSVVFLCVNVVCASLGERGETGRAGNKTWTLVLVRVLVNDLLFIIEAVCLATLLLLLTRSSPTTSPYLHSKGTSLCRTAVLGTSVILLFFSRACYNLTVLILSQKYKVASFGFDWYNISDQADLRNDLGDMGYIVFGAILFIWELLPTSLLILIFRVSRPPKEMKCSPVINARASRSYFLDDPRGMDGDTSTTWSYSIRPNSSWFGSSETTPLLFNRTEQTNQHHSLYSTPQT